One Candidatus Eisenbacteria bacterium DNA segment encodes these proteins:
- a CDS encoding DUF4433 domain-containing protein — translation MVVPAHPKIYHIVHVDRLPSIVADKFLWCDAEADSQRLHGTTIGMDRIKRRRLTELRLTSHPDLFVGACVPFYWCPRSIMLYMIHCANDPELAFHGGQEPIVHLEADFRQTVSWAEAHSLRWAFTLSNAGAYGVFSHGVQSQVREALGPATHKPPVLILPEWYY, via the coding sequence ATGGTGGTACCTGCACACCCGAAAATCTACCACATAGTTCATGTGGATCGCCTGCCCTCAATTGTGGCAGACAAATTTCTTTGGTGCGACGCCGAGGCCGACTCGCAGAGGTTGCATGGCACTACAATCGGGATGGACCGAATCAAGAGGCGGCGACTCACCGAACTTAGGCTGACGAGCCATCCCGATTTATTCGTTGGCGCCTGCGTGCCATTCTATTGGTGCCCGCGATCAATCATGCTTTACATGATCCATTGTGCCAATGATCCGGAATTGGCATTTCATGGCGGGCAGGAGCCTATTGTACACCTGGAAGCAGATTTCAGGCAGACGGTGTCCTGGGCAGAAGCGCATAGCCTACGATGGGCCTTCACACTGTCAAATGCGGGCGCCTACGGGGTCTTTTCGCATGGGGTCCAAAGTCAAGTTAGAGAAGCTCTCGGGCCCGCGACTCATAAACCACCTGTCCTAATTTTGCCAGAGTGGTATTATTGA